The Sesamum indicum cultivar Zhongzhi No. 13 linkage group LG1, S_indicum_v1.0, whole genome shotgun sequence genome includes a window with the following:
- the LOC105170156 gene encoding uncharacterized protein LOC105170156, translating to MDPSRITLRPFKLSDADDMLVWAGDDRVTRSLRWKTLTSKDEALAFIEQVCIPHPWRRSICIDDRSIGFVSVFPGYGDDRCRADLGYAIGVEYWGQGITTRAVKMATAQVFNDFPEIVRLQAFASVENKASQRVLERAGFVKEGLLRKYSYLKGSIQDVLVFSFLSTDHS from the coding sequence ATGGATCCATCACGCATCACTTTGCGTCCTTTCAAGCTATCGGATGCAGACGACATGCTAGTGTGGGCGGGCGACGATAGAGTGACAAGGTCCTTAAGATGGAAAACTTTGACTAGCAAAGACGAGGCCTTGGCCTTCATCGAACAAGTGTGCATACCCCACCCTTGGCGAAGGTCCATATGCATCGATGACCGTTCCATCGGCTTCGTGTCTGTATTCCCGGGGTATGGGGACGACAGGTGCCGAGCCGACCTAGGCTATGCAATAGGGGTGGAGTATTGGGGACAAGGAATCACAACAAGAGCTGTCAAAATGGCAACTGCTCAGGTGTTTAACGACTTTCCTGAAATAGTAAGGCTGCAGGCTTTTGCTAGTGTGGAGAATAAGGCCTCACAGAGGGTGTTGGAGAGAGCTGGATTTGTGAAGGAGGGATTGCTGAGAAAGTACTCGTACCTCAAAGGCAGTATTCAGGATGTGCTCGTTTTCAGCTTCTTATCAACTGatcattcttga